In Meiothermus cerbereus DSM 11376, the genomic window TTCCGGCTTTCTGTGCCCGGGGTGGTGCCTTAAGGACTCGAGGCCCTCAAGACCTGGTACAAGCGGGTGCTGCGGGAGTGAGACTCCCTGGACTTCCGCCCGGGGAGTCGTCACAATGCGGGGGATGGCCCTGCGCCCCACAGACGAGCAGTTGCAGGCGGTGGAGGCCTACCGCTCGGGGCAGGACCTCAAGGTGGTGGCCGTGGCGGGCAGCGGCAAGACCACCACCCTGCGCCTGATGGCCGAGGCCGACCCGGGGAAGCGGGGACTGTACCTGGCCTTCAACCGCTCGGTGCGGGAGGAGGCGGCCCGCAAGTTTCCCCGCCAAGTTCGCCCCTATACCCTGCACGGCCTGGCCTACCGCATGGCGGTGTCCCGCCACGAGGGCTACCGGGCCAAGTTCGAGGCGGCCCAGGGCCACCTCTCGGCCCCGGTGGTGGCGGAGGCCCTGGAGGTGCGGCACCCCCTGCTCCTGCACGCGGTGCTGGGGACCCTGGAGGGCTTTTTGCGCTCGGAGGCGGAGACCCCCGAGCCGGGGATGATCCCCCGGGCCTACCGGCTGGCCCGGGCGGGGACCAAGTCCTGGCCCGAGGAGGAGGCCTTCATCCTGCAGGGGACGGAAACCCTCTGGCGGCGGATGACCGACCCCCAAGACCCCTTCCCCCTGCCCCACGGGGCCTACGTGAAGCTGTGGGCCCTCTCCGGGCCGGATCTCTCCTTCGCGGGCGCCCTGCTGGTGGACGAGGCGCAGGACCTGGACCCCATCTTCCTGCGGGTGCTGGAGGCCCACCGAGGCCGGGTGCAGCGGGTCTACGTGGGGGATCCCCGGCAGCAGATCTACGGCTGGCGGGGGGCGGTGAACGCTATGGAGAGGCTGGAGGCCCCCGAGGCCCGGCTCACCTGGAGCTTCCGCTTCGCCGAGAGCCTGGCCCGCTTCGTGCGGAACCTGACCGCCCTGCGGGACCGGCCCGTGGAGGTGCGGGGGAAAGCCCCCTGGGCCACCCGGGTGGACGCCGCC contains:
- a CDS encoding UvrD-helicase domain-containing protein, which encodes MALRPTDEQLQAVEAYRSGQDLKVVAVAGSGKTTTLRLMAEADPGKRGLYLAFNRSVREEAARKFPRQVRPYTLHGLAYRMAVSRHEGYRAKFEAAQGHLSAPVVAEALEVRHPLLLHAVLGTLEGFLRSEAETPEPGMIPRAYRLARAGTKSWPEEEAFILQGTETLWRRMTDPQDPFPLPHGAYVKLWALSGPDLSFAGALLVDEAQDLDPIFLRVLEAHRGRVQRVYVGDPRQQIYGWRGAVNAMERLEAPEARLTWSFRFAESLARFVRNLTALRDRPVEVRGKAPWATRVDAALPRPPFTVLCRTNAGVVGAVVATRELHRGRVHVVGG